The region TTCGTCCCTAACTTACGTTTACAAACAACGTAAAGTTTCTGTCCATGTGTAGAATACATACAATGTACGTCGTACTTGTCTCAGTTAGATTGGACGGATTGGACTGAAACGGATTCCAGTGCCAAACGAATGAAATATAAACAATTGTAAGGTTCATTTACATAATTGCGAATGGTTAATGTCTTCAATGTCTAATGAATTAAATCTGCCCACAACAATTTCTTCCCCAGATCGCACTTTGTTTTATAATTATCGTAATTTTAATGATCGTAATCACAATAACCATTTTTTCGGAAAGAGCATTTTtgaggtataattactctgcGGTACAGTGCCTTTTATGCGTGCGACCCTGGATataattcattatttattgaaaatctgGTAAAACCGCAATTCATAAAAGACAATAAGTGAGTGCACGTATTTTTATGAGAAATCATCGCTTTTAAACCGCTCCGCAAACTCTTTGTAAAAATGACGAATTACATTTGCCTGATATTAGTTTTTGTGCTTGTTGTGAGTTTATTGGATTTTCGATAGCAGAAAAGGATTCGATATTTATAGAAATCTGGAATTATTTTCATGCAGGTTAATGGCGACGAAGAGAAATGGACAATGAAAACGACACGTGACGGATTGGATTCGTATAACAATTGCGTCAATGAGCTGAACATTCCAGCTGATGATGTGctgagaattgaaaaaatttccgaTCCACTCAATCGTCAAATCCTGGAATGTGTGTACAATGACTTAGGCTTTTACACCGAGGGCATAGGATTCCGTGTCGACAGAATTGTGCAACAATTTGGTGGTGGTCCAGTCATGCAAAATGTTGTGACAATGTGCATTCCAGTCGGTTCGAATGATCCAGTCGCTGATCAAATTATTGAGGTTGAAGAGTGCTTTAGGATGGAGAAGGTTGGAGGATATCAAGAATAAATTCATGTCTAGTGTTGAACGACTCATTGATGATAATGACGAACCGTTatcttaataaaataattttcagttttgtgtaCGTACATACACGACAATGTTTCTTTCTTGCTTAACATAACCTTCTTATCGCCGAGGCTCTATTGGAACACAGCCGTAAAAacagtaaaatgaaatgagcTCCCAAGTGCATCAAAGAATTTAGGTGGTTTCCCTACACTTCCTAAAAATCCTATGACGTATTGAAAATGACCTAAGTTAGGGCATCTGATTCCGTTATAGCGAAGTTATCGTTGAGCGAAGGCATTATAATAGCCTTGTGAGAGTACACAAATCAAAGTCTCATTTTTCCACTACGATATGAGTAGGGTTcccattcgtcctctttttagaggacatgtcctcttttttcatctcgttcttcttttttaaagaaattcaagaacATCATCATCGTTTTTGATGCcgaaatgtcctctttttcaaaattgaaaaatgggaaCCCTAGATATGAGGTGCAAACTGTAAGGTAAATGGACCTAAAACAATTCCCAACGACTATGAAACACGTTGCGTTTTATGACTTGGTAGGATAAGAGAAATGTAAATGTTCATAATTTCTGACGTCAATATGCTGCGCCCTGATATATTTTCGCTACATCatcgttttatttaaatcaataaacaaaatattttcaaaaggaATCTCGactttttccacaaaaaataagTTGCTTGCATAttaagtagcatttttgttgttatctGCTGGATGATTTAAGTCATCCAAGGTTTTCTTCGACCGATATTTATTGCTGCTCTTCGTCGTTGTATTTTTAATGCATAATGTCCGGAGACAAAAtcgatgaacattttttttggttgaagaACCTTTTAGGATCCATTGAACTAATGTTTAATATGTTTTAATTATAGTTCCTACGACCGCAAAGACCTTGTTTTCTCAagcaaaaatgtgaaatttattCAAGGAAAGAAATGTTAACCAATGGCAAAATACACCGACCCGGAGGTACATATAACATATTgtttcaaaacgaaattataaTTGGTAATAAGTCTGCGGataaagtaatttttcataataatatTCGGAATTGCACACGAAAGCGATTTGCTGGTTGAATACACAGACACCAGACAGgctgcaacaaaaaaatatttctttttgtattcgTGTGCAGAACATCCAAAGCAGACGTAAGAGCCGTTGAAAAAATGCGGCAGCCGAAATTGTCAATCATTTGCAATTCAATAGGCTTCAAGCGACGGCTGGGGACATAGTTATTTTCGTTAATAACTAAAATTTCTATGATACACTGTCTAGTTTCAGAACTCTATTAAgtgtaccactcatgcttgaagttcGTTGACCACTTTGTATAGTACAGGGGATGCCAGTGAAATTTgtacatgaatttgcttcaactgtttttcagATGGTCCAATCATACTTAGACTTCTTTGTATGACTGAAATAGTTACAAGCAGACGAGTGGTAATTGTCAAACCGTGTAAGGACGTATTagcttgtttgtttgtataatGTTTATgaatggaccagctgaaaattGCTGAAGCAAATATTTGTCTAAATTTCGCTGACGTTTCCTgtattttctcttggttttatGAAGTATAAAATAAGGAAAGAAGTCaggaggaagaaaaaaaacatattccTACCAAGTACCATACCACagttaagaggcatcgatgcgttgctgaaaagtatacatttggacgttttttaaatactggattttagacTTCTTTCGATGATAGCTTTCCACTAgaatcctttaaaaaaaaatgtacgaccgctaTAGTGCTCTTAATTTGTATGCCATTAATTATTGCAAAGGATGGTCCTTTAACACGATCTGATGCAgctataaatttttaattgtatggaaaaaatCTGACGGCGGCGGATGCTTTTAGACAACATACACACCTATCTCAACCTACTAAAACATGTTTTTTGTGTCTGGGAAGTAATACTTTCCGAGATTTTGAATTGATGATGCACCGGCGGAGTCAAGCTAAGCACAAATTATATTCTTCTCCGCAATGCTACTACAGATACTATTCACTTTACATTAATTTGTAATAAATTCGCACGCAAGGAACGTTCTACCTCATCAAGCCAAGACTTTACTTTCGATTCTCTTTTTTTACCATTTCGTTTGAcgtgttaaaaatttatttttggtgttTTGATGGTATAATAAATCAGCGATTAGAATATAGGAATTGCCGCCTAGTGTGAGGTGTGCTGATGAtgattttttatgatttgatcgacgtaaacaattttttataactttaaggccaaattttttgttttctcttcacaATTTAGCAATGTGATAATAGATTGATCCAAACAGTTACCGATAATCTTATGCGTGCTAAAACCTAAAACTGTAGGTTGTCGATTAcagaattataaaaattctGAGATTCTATAATTCCAGTGGACCGATAACCGTTTGGATGAAAACATCTTTAACCTACAGAACTGTGTACTATAAATACCACTGTTAGTTAGATCAGTTGCTATGGATAAATTTAAGATGTTGAAgaattgaaatggaaattttcgttGTCCATCTAGAGTTTGAGTTAATGACCGAATGAGTTTTATCAACAGTTACTGAATACACTGGTAAAAGTGCATCCCAAATACTGTTTTATCAATTGATTCTAAAAAAAGTTCCTGACTTAAAATAGTTCTTCTAGGTCATCAATGACGAAATGTGTATGGTGAGGTAGgttaatttttagattttatttgtATACGTGTGCTGGTAGCGTTGAGTTGAAtttaaatcagtaaaaacaAACAGGATTTCTATTTTGAATGTTCTGTGTTGTGTCTCCAAGTCTTAGGCTTTCTTCGTTCGAAATTTTAGTCGTTGATTTTGGAAAAAACCCAATAATTGAATTGCGAATGATGCCATGCCGTAGTATTTATAACGTTTGCTTTTGTcaatttgattaaatattGACTTCGCTTCGAAAATCATTTCCTACTTTGTcttctttacattttaaagAGTCAAAACACGgctaataaatttgatttgaacaaATATTCTTCTTTGTCTGCttgttttttgtattgttattCGTCGGTACACAATTTTTACGtagaaattatttcttgatcgtggttttttttattcacaaGCAGTACACGAGACATTGGCGAATTTTAAAGAAGATAACAATTTATCGGGTTTTCCGGTATATGTTGTTGGTATAGCAAAAATTACCAGCGTggcctttaaaaaaataattgaaattgacgCGACGTGTACTCACCTGTCGTAACTTCGTTCCTTGGTACATGCTTTAAAAGATACACAAAATGCATCAGGTCCAAACAAACcttgaaaaacgttgttgtTCTTCTGAGTTAACTTAGCATTAATTTTCATAAGCttttgccatttttttcaTGTCTCCAAGCCTAGGCcctaaattaatttcaaataatgtgaaaatgaaatttaacttTGCTATATTTCCGGCTAGGGTAAATCAGGTCCTTTCCAGGGATTCTTTGGGGATTTTCATCCTGAGTTTTTTTCtgaagtttttaaaaattttcgaaattttccgaattaaaattcccaaaaataagtTCTGATCCTTTTTTCTTCAACATCTTTGATTTCGAGTATCTATCCGTCAAAAATCCTtcgattcattcaaattattaaaaactaTAGGCTCTGGTTATGCAACAACGACAGTATAAAAAATATCTTCAGGTTAACCTATTTCAAGCAAATCATCAATTAATCTTCGTATCATTATTAGGCAAACTTTTTCTTAGAAAACTATGAACTTGAACTGGTGAATGTGATAATTCAATTTGCTATAAATTTAcccaaattaatttgaataatcgTTTTACCCACCTATTAGTGATAGTCTATCTAACTCAAAAATGGTTGCGACAATCctaaaaaaattatcataaaAAGCTCTAAATGATTATGCGTGCGGTATTATAATgtgttaataaaattaaaaccaaatttgtgaCATGTATAGGTAGAACATCTGTTatcaaatgacgaatttgatgaattttcgcATATGTttaaactattgaagtaatagattctgcaataatttgtttaaaatactTGACGTATTAAAcggattggattggattatATTGCAGATATGCTTTCCGTCTAGAAAAGATagttcttttaatttttttaaattttgtttacaatagaCTCTAGAAGTGATATTCTTAAAAAGGTTattttaaaccaaaaatacattttactaaGGGCTACAGAATCTGCAGTCGTGCAGTCGTGTGAGGAAATCCGATATCCGAAATCCGAATCACAATGGCAAAACTTACACTTTAAATCTACCAATTTGTACGcccattcattaaaaaaatattgaaaatacacAATTCgttaaaatcataaattaataTGGCAATATTTAACGATACACTTATTAAACAATTTACCACGACCATCATCATCTACACCATGATCTACCACACCACACGGTgcaaaatgaagaagaaaaccGAGAGTAGTTAACTACATTTTgtgtaaacaaaacaaaaatcgtatATAAAGACATCTCCAACAGTCAGCGGGCAGCAGTCGTTTATCGTTTTTATCTCAAGACACATTGTGAGAAATTACCCAAGAAAGttcaaaatgaagtttttaaTCATGGTACGTTGAattcaaactaaaaattttttttgttgaatttgtggTTTTTGGACGatgaagtaaatttaatttgtggtTGCATATACTATGTGTGTATCCTGATGGAAAAAGTGTGCACGATATGTTGTTCATTGTTCGAATGCGAATGTGATCCTAGATTATTGAGTCAAAATTATTACAACGGAAAGGAAAAGTGTTTTATTGAGAGTATTGATGTGGTAGTCATTCTTAAATGTTGTTAAGGAATTACGAAgatgatacaaaatctttgtGAACTATTTTGCATGCTAAAGAGCTGGGAAAAGTGTTTTCAGTACCTTTGGCATGTAAAATATTagatcagtaaaaaaaaaaaatttatgaccaTTGTGACTGTAGCTCTTCTTTAGCTTGGAGAGTGCTAACTCCACAAAcgtctgaaaataattttcacgccggttttgtaaatatttatcggTTTGTTGTCTACTCATCctaaaaatgatttatcaaacaaaaaaagtttaaaagttCCCTGCAAATTcacatccaaaaaaaaataattaaaaaaaaaactttgaacttgATTTGATGTTGGCCTTAAAACCAAATCAATGAactttacaaagaaaatttacacTGAAATCTCATCCATTGACAACATTTATTACAAAACATCTTCCAAATAATTACGAAAACCGCACGAAAGTAAACCTTGagttatcaaaatttgaatatcttATTAGGTTTAGCTATATGCATGCAAGAGATATCTTGTGTGGGTAATGTGTTGTTAatattgaagaagaaaaaatggtGGTTAACACTTTACCTCTCATGCCACTAATAGATCGTGACCGTTGAATCTTTGGTGGTGATGCATACATAACATAATCAccgataaatgatttttttctgtttgattaaATTAAGGAAAACTAATAATTTgatcggttttttttaaattggtaaTTTTTTGCAAACTTTATATTTCGTTGTCGCGATTTTGCTTCTTCATACAGAAAGGAAGTCGttaaaaaataactgaaaatagtttttgttagCTAgtttttgcaacaaaaaatggTCCGACTTAAAGACGATCTTATTGATGTAAATGAATTGTTAAAATGAAACTAGCACAAAACTCAGAGAGTGTACCATTTCAGAGGCATAATGTACTTATACCAATAGAATAACtcggcataaaaatgaaaagtgtcattttgtgtgtttattgacctcggctacgcctcggatcaacaaaattcgcacgaaaactctacttttcatctttttatctctagttatgtaaatgactattgaGTTGAATATATTGAAACTATATTGGTTcaatattgaataaaatgaaCGAATATGTTCAAACTAAGTTTCGTTAAGTGATTCgatcttaaaaaaaatctcccaAAAATAGTGAAAACTCAGAAAATCAATTGGTCAGTCCCAGTAAAATGGGACAAAGAAGTAAGTCAATTGTGATATTATGTCTTGCGACTTGCGACTGCTACTTCAATCTTCAACTCTACTTAGCTTCTCTGAATGATATCTCGTTTTTCTCAACGAAGCGACGTTCTCAAAATCTTTCTTATTTCATCTTCAAAATCTATATGTTCATGACTATATTCATGACTAAGAATACGCATGTCTTCATAGGCGAATTCACGTCttcaaaaactgaaataaattattctgcAAAAACTTTGCTAATTTCACTATCATTTAAACTTTGAACCACTATACAATTTAAGCATAATAAatatcattcataaatttgtcACCAGCGAATATATTAATAACTTTAGTCATTCGACAGTGCGTTTCGAAAGaactaaaaaaatcgaaatgtcGAATGACTAAAATTTCTCAGCTTTACCTACattcaaatattaaaatttacatttgaaagaaaatcaattttttgaacgtttcattgataaaatgttttatttagaGACATcttttatcaatgaaaagaTTCAATTTCAGCAAGAAATTGATAAAccgttaaataattttttttataatttattgaataaatcaaTATTTGATAATTTATAACAGATGATTTACATACGTCCGTAAAAGATTAACAAATTGTTAATCAATTTCTTGCTGCTTTTTTCAGcttaaaataagatttttacTTAACTCTATTTCATCTtaataacaacaacacaaaatggcaaaaaataatcaattttctacttaAAGGCAATTTTAGTGACCGTTTTGGCAATGGCATTCGTAGCAGCCGTTCCTGTTGATGAAACTGTAGTCGGTGACCTGTACGAACCATCCGAGACATACAATCCACAAGATCCAAATTCATTCTTCAAATTGAAGAAACTCAAGAAACTCTTGTTCTTGGGTTAAATGCTTACACTTGAGCTAATacagaaaagaagaaattaaaatgccaaattttttataaataatttaaaaaaaaaaaagaacaaaacgCCAACATACACATTTGCTGTAAACGCAATGTTTGTCTTGTATTTATCCACTTGCatgtaaacgaaaaattaatttgaaaaataaaatttcattatttaaaacctttccatttcattgtctcaatttatttctttaccTTTACCTTTATTCTTTTCTACTGAATCTACTCTTTCATCTGTGCTTAATCATCCATCTCTtccacatacaaaaaaaatataaaatagatAAGCTCCTAGCTCATCCTTACACAATGTTACAGCTTGAAGGTACATAAATGAGGATATCGGAAGTttctcttttgtttaaataattttttgttttcgtaacacaatgacaaaatgttttttaggaaCACGATGTATATTGTCACACTCGCCTGCCtgtctagtgcctaaaaatcatttgtcacTGGATgacgttttattttgttgcacTCGGCCTGGACCTTCGAGTCAAAGATATAGTCCTCAAAAAAGCATCTATTACTCGTGGAAAAATGCGCAGTAGATGAGAACattgtcaacccgaggcgaGGCCGATATCGGAAATttctcttttgtttaaataattttttgttttcgtaacacaatgacaaaatgttttttaggaaCACGATGtatattgtcacactcggcctgcctgtctagtgcctaaaaatcatttgtcacTGGATgacgttttattttgttgcacTCGGCCTGGACCTTCGAGTCAAAGATATAGTCCTCAAAAAAGCATCTATTACTCGTGGAAAAATGCGCAGTAGATGAGAACattgtcaacccgaggcgaGGCCGAGGTTGAAAACACATTGTATGcgcaaaattccagtttaggcacaagttaggatcaaaatttcatgtactgtaacaattttgcaaaattgaatattaacGGACAACCGAGTGATCAATGCTTGTTTAGCTGTCGATGTTTAAAATACAAcgtcaattttacttttcgttacTGAGAAAATAACTGTTAAACCACTGACACCTACAATTCGGCGCTTAGCCGAAGCTTTGAATATTTTGCTGTTCTAACCTAGTTTGTTCTAGATACGATTTTGATgccttcatttaatttttcaattttttttagaatggTCTATGCTGGCATTTTATATAATCAATTCCTGTGTAGATTATTCTACAgggagagaaaagtgaaattcgacatgttttctgaagtggttgtggtttgtaattgattcaaCAAGAACTATGAAtctatattttcatttgttaaacaaactTTGTGAGGAATACACACAAACCACAACAAATGATAAATAaaggaattatttttaaaaaaatcttaaatcagaaaacatatcgaatttcttttttctatcCCTATAATCTCATAAGGATGGAGAATTAGGTCACTTAACCTTTCCTACCAATGTATAATATTGCGATACCTAAGAATTATGTAACGGTTATTTTTCTTACGGAtcctaaaaggtttttttagcgaatgagaagCTTCCAGTACGAGCTGGAGTTCTGGAATagattttgcaaaaaaatccCTTTAGCCCAAGTTAAGCACAACGCTTTTCCTAAACGAGGTTGGATGCTGAAGCCCTctgatacttttactcatctggatacgagatatcaaattacttcactggtatagtaatgtactattttctcacctgctttgtaaaaatgtatttgCTGAAAACCTCCTTTGTCCTTTCACCTCCTCTTTGTTTTGTCTTCTccttttcgtttaaaatgaTATGCGGAAATCCTCACCGTAACCTATTAAATGGAAACCGCATTTTTAGATGTGAACTTTAATCAAAATACTTAAGATGTTAAAAGTAATGAAGGCCAGTAAGTATGTGATGTTTGTATATTGATCGCTTAAGCCAACccctattttcaaaaacaaaaacctgCAAAAACATATTTCGGATAAATTTTACCCTTAAACTGAAATGATCCTGATTTATACATCgtttaatttttcgatttattttgtaGGTCATCTTGGTCATCTTAACCGTTAGCATGGTGTTGGCCGCTCCAGCAAACGATGAAACAATTGTTGGTCAGCTCGGTCCATCCGACACCATAAGTCCACAAGATGACAgccaaattttattgaaattgaagatTCTTAAGAAACTTCTGTTTTTGGGATAAATTCCTTCTTGGACGTTCGTGTGGAGTTATCGAATTTATaatcttaataatttaatgtaatTGTCGTAAGATTTTGtactaaaaaaataataaatgaattgaGTGACGGGACAATTTTTCGATTCCCTTTAatcttcttcaaaaaaaagtccaaaacAAGTCGGCTTATTTCATTCAGTTGGTAAATCGACTCTCTTTTTGTGGGCTTTGAGGCTATCGTTCTTGTTTGAACATTGTAATTTTGTCGAATGGGAAATTTTAAGTAATGCTCCCAATAGCTAAAATAACAATGTTCAAACAAttacggattttttttactatcgAAGTCCCGtggtaatgaatcatttccaTAAAAAGATTTTACTTGTTATACTGCAATGTAAATGGGGTTTCGCTCATCTACATTTACATTGTCTAATCACATAAAGCACAGTACGTAcgtggttccaaatttttattttgacgttcccactcatcaaaataaaaatttggaaccacgCACGTAATGTATTCTTAATACGTGCCCACGCAAACCTTGACATGTGGCATGTGGACTAttttttcggttatttttttcatttttcctggAAGTCAACTTCCTCATGCTAGTGGATGCTGCTAGTGGTATACCTCGCCTTCCGCTTGGATATACAAACTCTAGACTTGTTGTaaagacagttaccgaagcttgtttcTCAAAAACCCACTtgtaaatcacaaaattgttaccccatttttactttcgcagcatgtgatgtaatctactattgtcATAAGAAACATCTCTTTACAAACAACAAGCTTatattcaacaaataaatccattaaagtaatattacttcaatagtttgaTAGATTTAACTATTCAAGTCATTTACTTCCTTTAAAAGATCCATTAGATAAAGCCTATCATCTATCTCTGTCGTCATTGTCGAAAGCACACTGCATGTTTATACCATAGCGCTGAACAaagcactagaacagatttttttaacggtcattTGGCCCttcatatttgaaaaatgctaCTGCgttccaattaatttattgttacatgctacatgcgtcgaaaaccgtacttttcatgtttcaagcactactttcgacgccctcagcatgtaaaatccattacataactcgggataaaaactgaaaagtctcgttttcgtgtgtttattgacctcggcttcgcctcggatcaacaaaatttcacacgaaaactctacttttcatctttttatccctagtcatgtaaaatactattatatGAGAAATTTGGACTACTGCGTCGAGAAGGCCTCTCTTGAAAATGGTTCAGTGCTATGCTTATACTTATAGACTCGTGAACTGACGTGTTACAATTAAATCCGTTTCCGTAAACCATACTCATTTCACCTACTCTTCGCCTTCTTTCTAATTACTTTAAGAATCGAATTCACAGAACCAATTTAGAATGTTCTTTAGTATATTTAGATGTGTACAGTCTTCTAGTATATCAAATTATATCTACCACATGCACAGTCGTATAATAGATGTTACCTCTTCAATAGAGtgatacgaaatcttttacttcattcgtttcagAAAACCTGCTAAAATCCACAGTCTTCGATAATTTGTTCACCCATTTCTTCTTAAATTTCAGGTTCTCTTAATCACGCTCATCGCAGCTTGTGTATTGATTACCGAAGCCAAACCGGTTGATGAAGGTCTTGTTGGATCCAATGGAGCTTCAAAGCCACAAGATAACTCAGAGATCCTCAAGCTGTTgctgttaaaaaaattacttttgctCGGTTGAGgagatgaaaatattttgaacaaattacaCTATCATAACTGTAATTCTTGCAAAATATATTCTTTggtaaattaaatgtaaacgaacattcaaattttttattttaacctTTCACGGATGGCGAGAATGCTACCTGCTACCTCTGTTGGTCGAAGTTTTAGCTATCTATCGAACATTGTCACTCTTAGTGCTTAAGGGATAGACAAAAAAGAGTtcaatgcatttaaaaatgttaccGAATTTTAATGTGTCAATTACACTGAGGAACTCTGAATTAGCGGAACAAACATTACCGAAACGAacaaacataattttcaacaTATTCCTTATACCAATGTGTGTGATGcactgtcccgtttcagtactctatttagagtaccctttattcccttgactgaaagtcaagggtcttacgccagaaaataccctaaaatgtttgttaccacacaatgtatgaaatgttatcaaaaacgtaattgtttgtaacctatttttctttgtcatcacgataacttgagtaattcataaccgattttgatgattttttttttatcgacgaggaatgaacttcctgaggttaagttcgaagatgagccatgtCGGGATAAAGCCCTGGaaattattccagaaaaacaggattttactctgttgataattgataatacaccactgataattgatataattgataattcccttcactgttgataattgataatctaatgtgttattcccttgactggcagAAAATAGTGAACAATTTAGGTTCTTAAAATTATACATTTGACATTTGTAAGGTCAACTTCGACGATGAGCTATATGGGATCACCGCTTCGGAAGTTATCCcagaaaatagaaatgcaaTGTATTAAATGAACATTATAAATGATATTCGATAATTGgtatttgataattgataattgaaattttatatttgataattaacaaGCGGCACCCAAAATTACATATAATGAAAAAAGTCAAGCAAATctaacattagacaactcCGACGAGTGTGATGTTTGCGGCCCGatcgaagcgagggtcgtaattcaca is a window of Bradysia coprophila strain Holo2 unplaced genomic scaffold, BU_Bcop_v1 contig_350, whole genome shotgun sequence DNA encoding:
- the LOC119080109 gene encoding uncharacterized protein LOC119080109, with the protein product MTNYICLILVFVLVVNGDEEKWTMKTTRDGLDSYNNCVNELNIPADDVLRIEKISDPLNRQILECVYNDLGFYTEGIGFRVDRIVQQFGGGPVMQNVVTMCIPVGSNDPVADQIIEVEECFRMEKVGGYQE
- the LOC119080114 gene encoding uncharacterized protein LOC119080114 encodes the protein MKFLIMAILVTVLAMAFVAAVPVDETVVGDLYEPSETYNPQDPNSFFKLKKLKKLLFLG